A region from the Manihot esculenta cultivar AM560-2 chromosome 13, M.esculenta_v8, whole genome shotgun sequence genome encodes:
- the LOC110609290 gene encoding F-box/kelch-repeat protein SKIP6 produces the protein MSATATATTSDSQAPEQPILIPSLPNDIALNILARLPRSLYPLLSLVSKPFRSVFSSSILYTTRSLLHCSQSFLYLCIRISTTSSLHWFTLYDNFPNPTKPPNFLVPLSATPSTLVGSALVSVGPKIYVIGGCLKDIPSSHVWALDCRFHTWESIPNMRISREFAAAGVVEDKIYVIGGCVVDTWARSKYWAEVFDPKTRIWDSVDSAQDNLLREKWMHASVVINNRIYAMADRNGVIYEPRTKKWDSVGIELDLGWRGRACVVDEVLYCYDFLGNIRGFDVEKGFWKELRGVDKELPRFLAGATMANVGGKLVVVWEKRGSGSGIQIGNENGKGKGKEMEIWCAEIEVEKKGEEELWGNIKWCDVVYKVPIGSSIVHCLAVTL, from the coding sequence ATGTCCGCCACCGCCACAGCAACAACCTCTGATTCACAGGCGCCTGAGCAGCCAATTCTAATCCCTTCACTTCCAAACGACATCGCTTTAAATATCCTAGCTAGGCTACCTCGGTCTCTCTATCCTCTCCTTTCCCTAGTCTCCAAGCCTTTCCGCTCTGTCTTCTCCTCCTCTATCCTCTACACCACCCGCTCTCTCCTTCACTGCTCCCAATCTTTTCTCTATCTCTGTATACGCATCTCCACCACAAGCTCCCTGCACTGGTTCACACTCTATGACAACTTTCCGAACCCCACAAAACCTCCAAATTTCCTGGTCCCACTCTCAGCTACCCCTTCTACTTTAGTTGGCTCTGCTCTGGTTTCTGTGGGCCCCAAGATCTACGTAATCGGCGGCTGCCTGAAGGACATCCCGTCCTCCCACGTATGGGCTCTGGACTGCCGCTTCCACACCTGGGAATCCATTCCCAACATGAGAATTTCCCGCGAGTTCGCCGCCGCTGGCGTGGTGGAAGACAAAATCTACGTCATCGGCGGTTGCGTTGTGGATACTTGGGCCCGGTCGAAGTATTGGGCGGAGGTTTTCGATCCAAAGACTAGAATTTGGGATTCAGTGGATAGCGCGCAAGATAATTTATTGCGGGAGAAATGGATGCACGCCAGTGTTGTGATAAATAACAGAATCTATGCAATGGCGGACAGGAACGGGGTGATTTACGAGCCAAGAACTAAGAAATGGGATAGCGTAGGGATTGAATTGGATTTGGGATGGAGAGGGAGGGCGTGTGTGGTGGATGAGGTTTTGTATTGTTACGATTTCTTGGGAAATATTAGGGGTTTCGATGTGGAAAAGGGTTTTTGGAAGGAGTTGAGAGGGGTGGATAAGGAGTTGCCAAGGTTCTTGGCTGGGGCAACAATGGCAAATGTTGGTGGGAAGCTGGTGGTAGTTTGGGAGAAGAGAGGGAGTGGAAGTGGGATTCAAATTGGGAATGAGAATGGGAAGGGAAAGGGAAAGGAAATGGAGATTTGGTGTGCTGAAATTGAGGTGGAGAAGAAGGGAGAGGAGGAACTGTGGGGCAATATCAAATGGTGTGATGTTGTTTACAAGGTTCCAATTGGTTCCTCCATTGTTCATTGCTTGGCAGTTACACTGTGA